The Candidatus Cloacimonadota bacterium sequence CTTCAAATATCTTTTCACAGCCGTTTTAGCTTTACTTCCGATTGGAACCTGCCGTTCTTTATTTCCTTTACCCAGAATTCTGATTATCTTCTGATTCAAATCGAGTTGATTTAATTTGCAATTGCAGACTTCGCTAATTCTCATTCCGCAGGAATAGATCAGTTCCAGAATTGCTTTATTGCGAATTCCGAAATTGCTATTCAAATCGGGAATGCTGAGCAGATCTTCAATTTCGTGCAGAGTAAAATGTTTCGGAAGTTTCTTTTCAAATTTTGGTATTTTCAGGTTTGCAGCTGTATTTTTTGATATCAGGTTTTTATTTTCACAAAATCGGAAGAAATTCTTCATGGTGGTTGCCTTACGTGCCAATGTTCTATTCGATCGATCGTTCATGCTGAGATTTCTCATGAAATCACGTAGATAAATTCTTGTGATCTCATTTAATTTAACTTCTTTTTCAAAAAATTTTTGCAGGAACTCCTGTAATTGCTCCAAATCTCTTTTGTACGCTGTTAATGTATGTTTGGAAAGACCTCGTGATCTTTGAGTTTTAATAAAATCATCAATTGCTGATTGCATTATGCAATTCCTTCATATTTCAAAACAGAGTTTTTGGGATTCTTGTGTTCCCAAACGGGAGTTTGGGAACAAGAAGATGGTGAGGGAGTTTGTGAACAAGATGGTAATGTGGAAGTTTCTCGTTCCCAAACTCCTGTTTGGGAAAGCACTTACTATCGAAACTCTGTTTCGTTTGATCATCTGCCAAATCATCTATTTGTATTGGTCCTTTTCGATTCTCAATATAATAACTTGCAGAACTGTACTTCCAAAATTCTGGTTCCTCAACATATCCTTTTCGGACTGGATTGTTGTGAATATAATTTACTTTTTGTAAAAATGCTTTCTGAAAACTTACTAATTGTGGATGGACTCCTTCCTGCCATATTTGATATTCACTCTTAATTTTATACTTCTTTTTAAAGAATTTCAATTGATCTAAATGCCAACTTTTATGATCTTCTTCAAGATTTTCTACAATTTTCTTAGCTGTAAACATTTTAAAAGATTTGATAATATCGCCAATTTTGGGACCGGATACAACCATATGAATGTGATCGATCATAAACACATAAGCATGAATTTTAAGATACTTATGATGCTGACAATATTTTAATGATTCAACTAATATTTGAAAGTATTTATCTGAGATGAAAACAGAAAGCCATTCTACAATTGTAGCGGTAACAAAATAGATTTCTTCGTCACCAGAAAACTTATATCGATTTCTCATATTTCAAAACAGAGTTTTTGGGATTCTTGTGTTCCCAAACGGGAGTTTGGGAACAAGAAGATGGTGAGGGAGTTTGGGAATAAGATGGTAATGTGGGAGTTTCTCGTTCCCAAACTCCTGTTTGGGAAAGCACTTACTATCGAAACTCTGTTTCGTTTGATCATCTGCCAAATCATCCATTTTTCTCGTTCCCAAACTCCCGTTTGGGAACACGCTTACTCTCGAAACTCCGTTTCCACTCATATTACTGTTTCACCCTAAAATCAACTTCCTGCCAGTTATGGTTAACTCTATTATCAGAAAATGTCAGACGCATTTTACCATATTTTCCATTTTTTGTTAAAATACTGTAATAAAAAGATTTTCCCCGATTTATCTTTTCGTTATTAGTTTTTTTATAATCAAAACTCACAACAACATCGATCGGTAGAGTATTTATCAGGTCTTTATCCACATACTTTGTAAGATTGGAAAGTAAAATAATAAAATCAGTCTGCGGTGCAAGATCTTTGGCAATTTGCTTGGTTAGATCAAAAAAATTGAAATCTAATTCCACATATTCAGGCAGATCGTTCACAACTGTCCAATCTGGAGTATAAATGGAGAAAATTCCAATCTTCATCGAATCTGTTTCTATAATATATCTATCCAAAATTGGAACAGAATCACATAAAACGTTACTCATCAAAAGATTAAAATCAGCATTGAATTTATGGAAATGAAAATCTGTCGGTGAAACAAGATCTGGTTTAATGAAATTTAAAAAATCTAAAGTTACACTATCGGGAACTGCCTTCTCTAAAGTTCTACCGGCAAACACATTAAATTGAATGATTGAATCATTTTCAATATTCTTGATCAGGAAATTCACCATATTCGCATCGATAGGATC is a genomic window containing:
- a CDS encoding transposase, which produces MRNRYKFSGDEEIYFVTATIVEWLSVFISDKYFQILVESLKYCQHHKYLKIHAYVFMIDHIHMVVSGPKIGDIIKSFKMFTAKKIVENLEEDHKSWHLDQLKFFKKKYKIKSEYQIWQEGVHPQLVSFQKAFLQKVNYIHNNPVRKGYVEEPEFWKYSSASYYIENRKGPIQIDDLADDQTKQSFDSKCFPKQEFGNEKLPHYHLVHKLPHHLLVPKLPFGNTRIPKTLF
- a CDS encoding tyrosine recombinase XerC, with the translated sequence MQSAIDDFIKTQRSRGLSKHTLTAYKRDLEQLQEFLQKFFEKEVKLNEITRIYLRDFMRNLSMNDRSNRTLARKATTMKNFFRFCENKNLISKNTAANLKIPKFEKKLPKHFTLHEIEDLLSIPDLNSNFGIRNKAILELIYSCGMRISEVCNCKLNQLDLNQKIIRILGKGNKERQVPIGSKAKTAVKRYLKIRQKFVSKESDDSVFLSKSGKPISENVMREILERYILLVAKTKGYTPHSIRHSFATHLLEQGADLRAVQEMLGHSNLSTTEIYTHLSLRDLKKVYKQAHPRSKQKD